A DNA window from Mus pahari chromosome 13, PAHARI_EIJ_v1.1, whole genome shotgun sequence contains the following coding sequences:
- the Tlr6 gene encoding toll-like receptor 6: MVMSLWDTLCNMSQDREPIVGSFLFVCTLALIVGSMTQFSNELESMVDYSNRNLTHVPKGLPPRTKALSLSQNSISELWMSDISFLSELRVLRLSHNRIRSLDFRVFLFNQDLEYLDVSHNQLQSVSCCPVASLKHLDLSFNDFDVLPVCKEFGNLTKLTFLGLSASKFRQLDLLPVAHLHLSCILLDLVNYHRKDRDTESLQVPNTHGLHLVFHPNSLFSVHVNMSVNALGHLQLSNIKLNDENCQRLVTFLSELTRGPTLLNVTLRHIETTWKCLVKLFQFFWPRPVEYLNIYNLTIIERIDREEFTYLETTLKSLTIEHVKNQVFIFSKEALYSVFAEMNIKMLSISDTPFIHMVCPPSPSSFTFLNFTQNVFTDSVFQGCSTLKRLETLILQRNGLKNFFQVALMTKNMSSLETLDVSLNSLNSHAYDRTCAWAESISVLNLSSNLLTGTVFRCLPPKVKVLDLHNNRIMSIPKDVTHLQALQELNVASNSLTDLPGCGAFSSLSVLLIDHNSVSYPSEDFFQSCQNISSLTAGYNPFRCTCELRDFVKNIGQVAREVVEGWPDSYRCDYPDSSKGTALLDFHLSPLSCDTVLLTVTIGATMLLLAATGAFLCLYFDLPWYVRMLCQWTQTRHRARNIPLEELQRNLQFHAFVSYSEHDSAWVKNELLPNLEKNDIRVCLHERNFVPGKSIVENIIHFIEKSYKSIFVLSPHFIQSEWCHYELYFAHHNLFHEGSDNLILILLEPIAQNNIPSRYHKLRALMAQRTYLEWPTEKGKHGLFWANLRASFIMKLTLVNEDDAKT, encoded by the coding sequence ATGGTAATGTCCCTCTGGGATACCCTCTGCAACATGAGCCAAGACAGAGAACCCATCGTGGGGAGTTTCCTCTTTGTTTGCACCCTGGCCTTAATAGTCGGAAGCATGACCCAGTTCTCTAATGAACTTGAGTCTATGGTAGACTATTCAAACAGGAACCTTACTCATGTCCCCAAAGGTCTGCCACCAAGAACAAAAGCCTTGAGTCTGTCTCAGAACTCTATATCTGAGCTTTGGATGTCTGATATCAGCTTTCTgtcagagctaagagttctaagACTCTCCCACAACAGGATACGGAGCCTTGATTTCCGGGTATTCTTGTTCAATCAGGATTTAGAATACCTGGATGTCTCACACAATCAGCTGCAGAGCGTCTCTTGTTGCCCTGTGGCGAGCTTGAAGCATCTAGATCTCTCATTCAATGACTTTGATGTGCTGCCTGTGTGTAAGGAGTTTGGCAACCTGACGAAGCTGACTTTCCTGGGATTAAGTGCCTCCAAGTTCCGACAACTGGATCTGCTCCCAGTTGCTCACTTGCACCTCAGCTGCATTCTTCTGGACTTAGTGAATTATCATAGAAAAGACAGGGACACAGAAAGCCTTCAGGTTCCCAATACCCACGGTCTCCATTTGGTCTTTCATCCAAATAGCTTGTTCTCTGTGCACGTGAACATGTCTGTAAACGCTTTAGGACATTTGCAACTGAGTAATATTAAGCTGAATGATGAAAACTGTCAAAGGTTAGTGACATTTTTATCAGAACTCACCAGAGGTCCAACCTTATTGAATGTGACCCTCCGGCACATAGAAACAACCTGGAAGTGCTTGGTTAAACTTTTCCAATTCTTTTGGCCCCGACCGGTGGAGTACCTCAATATTTACAACTTAACAATCATTGAGAGGATTGACAGGGAAGAATTTACTTACTTGGAGACAACACTGAAGTCCCTGACAATAGAGCACGTGAAAAACCAAGTGTTCATCTTTTCGAAGGAGGCGTTATATTCGGTGTTTGCTGAGATGAACATCAAGATGCTTTCTATTTCAGACACCCCTTTCATCCACATGGTGTGCCCGCCATCCCCAAGCTCATTTACATTTCTGAACTTCACCCAGAATGTCTTCACTGATAGTGTTTTTCAAGGCTGTTCCACCTTAAAGAGATTGGAGACACTGATCTTACAAAGGAATGGTTTGAAGAACTTTTTTCAGGTAGCTCTCATGACTAAGAATATGTCCTCTCTGGAAACGCTGGATGTTAGTTTGAATTCTTTGAACTCTCATGCGTATGACAGGACATGCGCCTGGGCTGAGAGCATATCTGTGTTGAATTTGTCTTCGAATTTACTTACAggcactgtcttcagatgctTACCACCCAAGGTCAAAGTCCTTGACCTTCACAACAACAGGATAATGAGCATCCCGAAAGATGTCACCCACCTGCAGGCTTTGCAGGAACTCAATGTAGCATCCAACTCTCTAACTGACCTTCCTGGATGTGGGGCCTTCAGCAGCCTTTCTGTGCTGCTCATCGACCATAACTCAGTTTCCTATCCCTCCGAGGATTTCTTCCAGAGCTGTCAGAATATTAGCTCCCTAACAGCGGGGTACAACCCATTCCGATGCACGTGTGAGCTGAGGGACTTTGTCAAGAACATAGGCCAGGTAGCAAGAGAAGTGGTGGAGGGTTGGCCTGACTCTTACAGGTGTGACTACCCAGACAGCTCTAAGGGAACCGCGCTGCTGGACTTCCACCTGTCTCCGCTGTCCTGCGATACCGTTCTGCTGACCGTCACCATTGGAGCCACTatgctgctgctggctgccacTGGGGCTTTCCTCTGTCTCTACTTTGACCTGCCCTGGTATGTGAGGATGCTGTGCCAGTGGACACAGACCAGGCACAGGGCCAGGAACATCCCCTTAGAGGAACTCCAGAGAAACCTCCAGTTCCATGCTTTTGTCTCATACAGTGAGCATGATTCTGCCTGGGTGAAGAACGAATTACTACCCAACCTAGAGAAAAATGACATCCGGGTTTGCCTCCATGAGAGGAACTTTGTCCCTGGCAAGAGCATTGTGGAGAACATCATCCATTTCATTGAGAAGAGTTACAAGTCCATCTTCGTGCTGTCTCCCCACTTCATCCAGAGCGAGTGGTGCCATTATGAACTCTACTTTGCCCATCACAATCTCTTCCATGAAGGTTCTGATAACTTAATCCTGATCTTGCTGGAACCCATTGCCCAGAACAACATTCCCAGTAGATACCACAAGCTGCGGGCTCTCATGGCACAGCGAACGTACTTGGAATGGCCTACTGAGAAGGGCAAACATGGGCTGTTTTGGGCCAACCTTAGAGCTTCGTTTATTATGAAGTTAACCTTAGTCAATGAGGATGATGCGAAAACTTGA